One region of Culex pipiens pallens isolate TS chromosome 2, TS_CPP_V2, whole genome shotgun sequence genomic DNA includes:
- the LOC120417246 gene encoding 2-hydroxyacyl-CoA lyase 1, with amino-acid sequence MGLIMFEDLIKLFPFKAIGYLTGKPGVCLVVSGPGLLHVTGGMANAQVNCWPLLVIGGSTFQDHEGIGGFQECPQVELSRPYCKYSARPAGVTLIPQHVEKAVRLACYGRPGAAYLDFPGNLLLARVPEEKVPKQYAHPEPPIAFPSEKCVRQAAHLLANAKRPLIIIGKGAAYARAELHLRQLVHQTNLPFLPTPMGKGVVPDLDPQCVAPARTLALQKADCILLLGARLNWMLHFGRAPRYSEGVKIIQVDLNPEELHNSVLSSVAVQSDIVPFTEQLIDELANMHFTFDNKNDWWVDLRAKCDKNRKIVDKMAQDVKVPLNYHAVFHHLQELIPKDAIIVSEGANTMDIGRTFLHNKWPRHRLDAGTFGTMGVGPGFAIAAALVCRDRFPGEKVICVEGDSAFGFSGMEIETMMRYQLPVVIVIVNNGGIYSGFDKQTYDDMRSGGDLTQVTPPTALAVETHYEAMMGMFGATGHFVRTIPELQKAVKEALVLTDRPTIINVIISPQADRKPQDFQWLTESKL; translated from the exons atgggGTTAATAATGTTTGAAGATCTCATAAAACTCTTTCCTTTTAAGGCCATTGGCTACCTCACCGGCAAGCCGGGCGTCTGCCTGGTGGTATCCGGTCCGGGACTGCTGCACGTTACCGGTGGCATGGCCAACGCCCAGGTCAACTGCTGGCCGCTGCTCGTCATCGGTGGATCGACCTTCCAGGACCACGAGGGAATCGGTGGATTCCAGGAGTGCCCCCAGGTTGAGCTGAGTCGTCCCTACTGCAAGTACTCTGCCCGACCTGCTGGGGTGACGCTGATTCCGCAGCACGTTGAGAAAGCCGTCCGACTGGCTTGTTACGGACGACCGGGAGCGGCTTATCTGGATTTCCCTGGTAATTTGCTGCTAGCTCGCGTCCCAGAGGAAAAGGTTCCAAAGCAGTACGCCCATCCGGAACCGCCGATTGCGTTCCCGAGCGAGAAGTGTGTCCGCCAGGCGGCGCACCTGTTGGCGAATGCAAAGCGGCCGTTGATCATCATTGGGAAAGGAGCGGCTTACGCCAGGGCGGAGCTCCATCTGCGTCAGTTGGTGCACCAGACGAACTTGCCATTCCTGCCAACGCCGATGGGAAAGGGAGTAGTGCCTGATTTGGATCCGCAGTGTGTGGCTCCGGCTCGGACTTTGGCTTTGCAGAAGGCGGATTGTATTCTGCTGCTGGGAGCTCGCTTGAACTGGATGCTCCACTTTGGACGAGCTCCGCGGTACAGCGAAGGAGTTAAGATCATCCAGGTTGATCTGAATCCGGAGGAGCTGCACAACAGTGTGCTGAGCTCGGTCGCTGTTCAGTCGGACATTGTTCCGTTTACGGAACAGCTGATTGATGAACTGGCCAATATGCATTTCACGTTTGATAACAAGAACGACTGGTGGGTCGATTTGAGAGCCAAGTGCGACAAGAATCGTAAGATCGTGGACAAGATGGCGCAGGACGTGAAGGTACCGTTGAACTACCACGCAGTGTTCCATCATCTGCAGGAGTTGATTCCGAAGGACGCGATTATCGTCAGTGAGGGTGCCAACACCATGGACATTGGGCGAACCTTCCTGCACAACAAATGGCCCCGGCATCGGTTGGACGCTGGAACCTTCGGAACCATGGGCGTTGGACCTGGATTTGCCATTGCTGCTGCGCTGGTCTGCCGTGATCGATTCCCGGGAGAGAAGGTCATCTGCGTCGAGGGTGACTCCGCATTTGGCTTTTCCGGAATGGAGATCGAAACGATGATGCGTTACCAGCTGCCGGTTGTGATCGTGATCGTCAACAACGGAGGCATCTACTCTGGCTTCGATAAGCAAACGTACGATGACATGCGATCCGGTGGTGATCTGACCCAGGT AACCCCACCAACGGCCCTGGCCGTCGAGACGCACTACGAGGCGATGATGGGCATGTTCGGTGCGACGGGCCACTTTGTGCGCACCATCCCCGAGCTGCAGAAGGCCGTCAAGGAGGCGCTCGTCCTGACCGATCGGCCCACCATCATCAACGTGATCATTAGTCCGCAGGCGGACCGTAAGCCCCAGGACTTCCAGTGGCTGACCGAGTCGAAGCTGTGA
- the LOC120417242 gene encoding uncharacterized protein LOC120417242, whose product MTKFSLVLVVLGSLMLANSASAAPNAVREAFVEEMKNVFLGVAEIAQKAKNGASARDLYEEIKEKARNTLNNLANKFGGGGGGGGRRSKRAVHSSVTVTKFNQTNYQKLEIKKSSDQDHEKLQEAACLIQDNEVYWLELVTSALIQVMQEMKRVLEGKKIGVQMTKEAYEQSKQAYEKSKLRH is encoded by the exons ATGACCAAGTTTTCCCTAGTTTTGGTGGTCTTGGGTTCGCTCATGTTGGCG AACTCCGCGTCTGCGGCGCCCAATGCAGTCCGGGAGGCATTCGTGGAAGAGATGAAGAACGTGTTTTTGGGAGTGGCCGAGATTGCTCAGAAGGCGAAGAATGGTGCCAGTGCTCGTGACTTGTATGAAG AAATCAAGGAAAAAGCTAGAAACACCTTGAACAACTTGGCCAACAAGTTTGGcggaggtggtggtggtggtggtcgtcgctCGAAGCGTGCCGTCCACTCCAGCGTCACCGTGACCAAGTTCAACCAAACCAACTACCAGAAGCTGGAGATCAAGAAAAGCTCGGATCAGGATCACGAGAAGCTTCAGGAAGCTGCCTGTCTGATTCAGGATAACGAAGTGTACTGGCTGGAGCTTGTTACGAGTGCGCTGATCCAGGTCATGCAGGAGATGAAGCGCGTCCTGGAGGGCAAGAAGATTGGCGTTCAGATGACCAAGGAAGCCTACGAGCAGTCCAAACAGGCGTACGAAAAGTCCAAGCTGAGACACTGA
- the LOC120417244 gene encoding uncharacterized protein LOC120417244, whose amino-acid sequence MSKLFCVTLFLGSFLFAVTIANQLDFMKLSNLVSLSNNGSRVRDLIKETTDKAEIHRQKRSVNASVKVTKMNQTDYQQLEIQGSTDQDPRKMKARACLVQDNEVYWLELVSSALVQIMQEMKHVLEGKKVAMKMTKGAYEESKEASEKARMRH is encoded by the exons ATGTCCAAGCTTTTCTGCGTTACGTTGTTTTTGGGATCATTCCTGTTTGCAGTTACAATTGCAAATCAGCTGGATTTCATGAAGTTATCCAATCTGGTATCGCTTTCAAACAATGGATCAAGAGTGCGAGACTTAATAAAGG AAACCACGGACAAGGCGGAAATCCACCGTCAAAAACGATCGGTGAACGCCAGCGTCAAAGTCACCAAGATGAATCAAACCGACTACCAACAGCTGGAGATTCAGGGAAGTACGGACCAGGATCCGAGGAAGATGAAGGCTCGTGCTTGTCTGGTTCAGGACAACGAGGTGTACTGGCTGGAGCTCGTGTCGAGTGCGTTGGTCCAGATCATGCAGGAGATGAAGCACGTCCTGGAGGGAAAGAAGGTGGCAATGAAGATGACCAAGGGAGCTTACGAGGAGTCCAAAGAAGCTTCCGAGAAAGCCAGAATGAGGCATTGA